In Lineus longissimus chromosome 9, tnLinLong1.2, whole genome shotgun sequence, one genomic interval encodes:
- the LOC135493639 gene encoding uncharacterized protein LOC135493639: protein MAISMRIMAVAIAVIVFMQATDYVCSTTSACTADCDVKVVSFKVMVKQIVPDEVTVVKFDLTTIMLTINKKISPVTSPNLNFDCTLRWAESDIGAGEYDNDAFDPPEKSLAEFNQTGECTLDNPKDLENGLYYNDPKTFYGSCNVTLTKAKCLKAVFLCADCPRPTSASYTSDTNRDNKMKCAYVKPIIHCDKALSCYRGEGHSDKSKLRCEDPQAEYCMAQRREEETSLFGCTQDKNYCKDKTNCCVCKKDNCNNNETCGVAAPATVAPATTAADGSEATFKMSVMVLLVSVITAMRFF, encoded by the exons ATGGCCATATCTATGCGGATAATGGCAGTTGCCATTGCTGTGATCGTTTTCATGCAAGCTACAGATTATGTGTGTTCCACCACCTCGGCGTGCACAGCTGACTGTG ATGTCAAGGTCGTCAGCTTtaaagtaatggtgaagcaaaTTGTTCCAGATGAAGTGACGGTTGTCAAGTTTGATTTGACCACCATAATGCTTACAATTAATAAAAAGATTTCGCCAG TTACGAGCCCAAACTTGAACTTTGATTGTACTCTAAGGTGGGCAGAGTCAGATATAGGAGCCGGTGAGTACGATAACGATGCTTTCGACCCTCCCGAGAAAAGCTTGGCTGAATTCAACCAAACCGGGGAATGTACACTGGACAACCCTAAAGACCTGGAG AATGGCCTCTATTACAATGACCCAAAGACTTTCTATGGATCATGTAATGTCACATTGACGAAAGCGAAATGTCTCAAGGCTGTCTTCCTCTGCGCTGATTGTCCACGCCCCACCTCTGCTTCATATACTTCCGATACTAATCGCGACAACAAAATGAAGTGTGCATACGTTAAACCGATCATTCACTGTGACAAAG CTCTGTCTTGCTACCGGGGTGAAGGACATAGCGACAAATCCAAACTGAGGTGTGAGGATCCTCAAGCCGAATATTGCATG gCCCAACGTAGAGAGGAGGAAACATCTTTGTTCGGGTGTACTCAGGACAAGAACTACTGCAAGGATAAGACAAACTGCTGCGTGTGCAAGAAAGACAATTGTAACAACAACGAAACGTGCGGCGTCGCCGCCCCCGCCACCGTCGCCCCCGCCACCACCGCCGCCGACGGCTCCGAAGCAACTTTCAAGATGTCCGTCATGGTTCTGCTTGTCAGCGTAATCACAGCGATGCGATTCTTTTAA
- the LOC135493400 gene encoding protein inturned-like has translation MADKTIPVDHQGTRELNEYHIDDENYGDSAEEGDGSWDSYSGEEDVYEPEWTSAVTDRGDLFYVEPSAPEISTITAVSSLKHQERDKDEVGDSRRKDKKTIKKLKKIIGIKKNYEKSLVNNKNQNNLSHGVTFQDTPSGVTKEALIYVDPNRNNYGRKASLCESLLGIIPGFFSGKNDRQNGGGFADRRIMIQGLLPSGEAMKSGQVKIGDWLMSVDDYKVDFDNIDDLLASYIHPRRVKLLLQKFCEEAYITPPVIRKNDDAESLVKFVSGEKTVEAEVALRNLPHVIMYLTLENVSENVQDKSDLLYQYPLVDSKLVEVRGMFITLCHTLLDVTNNTAKNSTLIVDERLIHVGYKMEEKEVLIVALPATNVPLFKLNHLMDDIVRILTMLFGTLKSAFGKEENKDRLDHFFSLLCQRILLKDELAKQGIHCDECEESFLDALPGVRALSLPEDLKTDISSALSEFEAADFGEMSDDYYDIRRSYTILGSSLFHKGFLICNHLHPEDMMDIALYVKYYCLLLMSQDHLAGQVVIWKEITPTRKSQVASSTNSGFIEPDARWFLMIVGMKQNLLCAMLEAGGCAETADGNPPPDPFYVDQAKATLLHLDSTELLGRCESRLNPPSVPGLVCADWLFPAGKAAKEEHTAQSKVQTSPRSAAPKKSQPESILKKKKSPSQELKKGPGSLPESDRDSIQSAGADSSTSTPIMGRRPSQRSLGSEESGGSVGSTSLFRNPRGHRKLPSAFDLTAIGRNLPDGSDDPTVKLTQGAGNVLFHYVNVDNVDGVYICPSKQDVTFPGGTTHTHVIQNFFACCQNIKKVFEKTIRMKSRGNCNNNDKLGSDDALGEVEEQGVLFECTPANWSDSKKTPPSITYWVVGRLFFDPYPREFYVCFLDSTPQNLVELAFKISFGIAT, from the exons ATGGCCGATAAAACTATTCCAGTTGATCACCAGGGAACTAGGGAACTTAATGAATATCATATTGACGACGAAAATTATGGGGATTCTGCAGAAGAGGGTGATGGAAGTTGGGATTCGTACTCCGGCGAAGAAGA TGTTTATGAACCCGAGTGGACATCAGCAGTAACCGACCGTGGTGATCTGTTCTACGTTGAACCATCGGCACCAGAAATCTCTACAATAACAGCCGTTAGTAGTCTCAAGCATCAGGAAAGAGACAAAGATGAGGTCGGAGACAGCAGAAGGAAAGATAAAAAGACaatcaagaaattgaaaaagatcattggaataaagaaaaactatgaaaaatcaCTTGTGAATAACAAAAACCAGAACAATCTCTCACACGGTGTCACATTCCAGGATACACCCTCTGGTGTCACAAAAGAGGCCTTGATTTACGTTGATCCAAATCGCAACAACTATGGACGAAAGGCGTCGTTGTGCGAGAGTCTTCTTGGAATTATTCCAGGGTTTTTCAGTGGGAAAAACGATAGGCAGAATGGTGGTGGATTCGCAGACAGGCGCATAATGATTCAAGGTCTCTTACCCAGTGGAGAGGCAATGAAGTCTGGCCAAGTAAAAATTG GTGATTGGTTGATGTCAGTTGATGATTACAAAGTTGACTTTGACAACATTGATGATCTGCTTGCATCATATATTCATCCAAGGAGG GTCAAGCTTTTGCTGCAGAAGTTTTGTGAAGAGGCTTACATCACTCCTCCAGTGATTAGGAAAAATGACGATGCTGAAAGTCTCGTTAAGTTTGTGAGCGGTGAGAAGACTGTTGAGGCAGAAGTAGCTCTGAGGAATTTGCCTCATGTGATCATGTACCTAACATTGGAAAATGTCTCTGAGAATGTTCAGGACAAG AGTGACCTCCTGTATCAGTATCCCCTCGTTGACAGTAAGCTTGTGGAGGTCAGAGGCATGTTCATCACACTCTGCCATACACTATTGGATGTAACCAACAACACTGCCAAAAA TTCTACCTTGATTGTGGATGAACGCTTGATCCACGTTGGGTACAAGATGGAAGAAAAAGAGGTTCTCATTGTGGCTTTACCAGCAACAAA TGTGCCATTGTTCAAGTTAAACCACCTGATGGACGATATTGTACGGATACTAACAATGCTCTTTGGAACGCTGAAGAGTGCCTTTGGGAAGGAAGAGAATAAAGATCGGCTGGACCATTTCTTCTCTTTGCTGTGCCAGAGGATTCTGTTGAAAGACGAACTCGCCAAGCAAGGCATCCATTGTGATGAGTGCGAGGAGAGCTTTCTTGATGCGTTGCCTGGAGTACGGGCTCTATCGTTACCTGAGGATTTAAAG ACTGATATTAGCAGTGCGCTGAGTGAATTTGAAGCCGCAGATTTTGGAGAAATG tctgATGATTATTATGACATCAGAAGATCCTATACCATCCTAGGATCCTCTCTCTTTCACAAG GGCTTTCTGATTTGCAATCACTTGCATCCTGAGGACATGATGGACATTGCCCTGTACGTCAAATATTACTGCTTGCTGCTGATGTCACAAGACCACCTGGCGGGCCAGGTAGTCATTTGGAAAGAGATCACACCAACTCGGAAGTCTCAG GTGGCCTCATCAACCAACTCTGGGTTTATTGAACCAGATGCCAGATGGTTCCTCATGATTGTTGGCATG AAACAGAACCTATTGTGTGCCATGTTAGAAGCAGGAGGCTGTGCTGAAAC AGCTGATGGAAATCCACCCCCTGATCCATTCTATGTTGACCAAGCAAAGGCGACACTCTTGCACTTGGATTCAACTGAGCTCCTTGGTCGATGTGAATCCCGCCTGAACCCACCGTCCGTCCCTGGTTTGGTGTGTGCTGATTGGCTGTTCCCTGCTGGAAAGGCAGCCAAGGAGGAACATACAGCCCAGTCGAAAGTCCAGACATCACCCCGATCAG CTGCTCCGAAGAAGTCTCAGCCAGAATCaatactgaagaagaagaaaagtccATCGCAGGAACTAAAGAAAG GCCCAGGAAGTCTACCCGAGTCTGATCGTGATAGTATCCAGTCTGCCGGAGCTGATAGCAGCACATCTACTCCCATCATGGGGAGGAGACCAAGTCAGAGGTCTTTAGGATCGGAGGAGTCAGGGGGGAGTGTGGGTAGCACAAGTTTATTCAGA AATCCTCGGGGCCACAGGAAGTTGCCTAGTGCCTTTGATTTGACTGCCATTGGTCGGAATCTGCCTGATGGGAGTGATGATCCCACAGTAAA ACTGACACAAGGTGCGGGAAATGTGCTATTTCATTACGTTAATGTTGATAACGTAGACGGTGTCTATATCTGTCCGTCCAAGCAAGACGTCACATTCCCAGGTGGCACCACCCATACCCATGTCATCCAAAACTTCTTTGCGTGTTGCCAAAACATCAAGAAGGTGTTTGAAAAGACAATCAGAATGAAG AGCCGAGGGAACTGCAACAACAACGATAAACTTGGGTCTGACGATGCTCTGGGCGAAGTGGAGGAGCAAGGTGTTTTATTTGAATGCACCCCAGCAAACTGGTCAGACAGTAAGAAGACACCTCCTAGTATTACGTACTGGGTTGTTGG GCGATTGTTCTTCGATCCTTATCCTCGGGAATTCTACGTGTGCTTCCTTGACTCAACACCTCAGAACTTGGTGGAACTAGCATTCAAAATCAGCTTCGGGATAGCAACTTGA
- the LOC135493401 gene encoding uncharacterized protein LOC135493401 isoform X2: MQRRKILEMTRDRLRETAALEASLPFIDSEDHNTGLVALLTVAYLADEKQSEKFMATKKGPVESLVHRMEEAVRSDNKRDSEAWTATELMKGLGRLALNDANKSLIAECGAIPVLIIQARQDDTPSEQLDSMEVLWTLTFDKKLQTTGIFNEGLELFNRLAGTTDNHICKEAAKGILWNLQGMDMPVSEIKEGEGRAAFAGWSKKFGMVVEDALEATAPYIMISYQWDSQELILKIKDALESHGYNVWIDLEKMAGSILEAMADAVEGACIVLICCSKKYKDSQNCRAEAEYTYKKKKEFIPLIVENRYSADGWLGIMLGTKMYYNFTRSDGFEDKFKELTRALGNKGKISVAKKDSDRVPCPHIVPEKATVTHLSPPMPAQRERSATPAADSEASPSHQGQTSALEHPVGQPSSHGTSLSENVTITLTSADLVAILSKRQSSSDVKNWDADRVRIWMDQHNMDKGKLGHLTGPHLHFLRRMKEDAPPVYYKCMKENLHLIDIDQMAALTNALEEL; the protein is encoded by the exons ATGCAACGAAGGAAAATACTCGAGATGACGAG GGACAGGCTCCGCGAGACCGCAGCACTCGAGGCCTCTCTACCCTTCATCGACTCTGAGGACCACAACACAGGTCTCGTAGCACTGCTCACCGTGGCCTATCTAGCAGACGAGAAGCAGAGTGAAAAGTTCATGGCGACGAAGAAGGGTCCTGTCGAGTCTCTGGTCCACAGGATGGAGGAAGCTGTTCGTAGCGACAACAAGAGAGACAGCGAGGCTTGGACTGCGACTGAGCTGATGAAAG GACTTGGGAGACTGGCGCTGAATGACGCTAACAAGTCGCTGATCGCTGAATGTGGTGCGATACCAGTCCTCATAATACAGGCAAGACAGGACGACACCCCGAGTGAACAACTGG ACTCGATGGAGGTCCTTTGGACGTTAACATTTGACAAGAAACTACAGACGACTGGCATTTTCAATGAAGGATTGGAGCTATTTAACCGTCTGGCGGGAACGACGGACAACCACATCTGTAAAGAGGCTGCAAAAGGCATCCTATGGAACCTTCAAGGCATGGACATGCCCGTTTCTGAAATAAAAGAGGGAGAAGGTAGAGCTGCCTTTGCCGGTTGGTCGAAAAAGTTTGGCATGGTCGTGGAAGACG CGCTAGAAGCGACGGCACCCTATATCATGATTAGCTACCAATGGGACAGTCAAGAGCTTATCCTCAAGATAAAGGATGCATTAGAGTCACACGGCTACAATGTATGGATAGACTTGGAGAAGATGGCAGGGTCGATCCTTGAAGCCATGGCAGATGCTGTTGAGGGCGCCTGCATTGTGCTGATATGCTGCTCCAAGAAGTACAAAGACAGTCAGAACTGCAGGGCAG AGGCTGAATACACctataaaaagaagaaagagtTCATCCCACTTATAGTCGAGAACAGATACTCTGCGGATGGATGGCTAGGCATAATGCTTGGCACGAAGATGTATTATAACTTCACACGAAGTGACGGCTTTGAAGACAAATTCAAAGAACTTACAAGGGCCCTTGGCAACAAAGGGAAAATATCGGTTGCCAAAAAG GATTCAGACAGAGTGCCTTGTCCCCACATCGTTCCTGAAAAAGCAACAGTTACTCACTTGTCACCGCCAATGCCAGCACAAAGGGAGAGGTCCGCCACTCCCGCTGCAGATAGTGAGGCATCGCCTTCCCATCAGGGACAAACCAGCGCATTAGAACATCCGGTGGGGCAACCATCTTCGCATGGAACTAGCCTATCAGAAAATGTCACAATCACCCTGACCAGTGCTGACTTGGTCGCCATACTCTCCAAGAGACAAAGCTCATCTGATGTGAAGAACTGGGATGCGGACAGAGTTAGAATCTGGATGGACCAGCACAACATGGACAA AGGAAAGTTAGGACATCTTACCGGCCCTCATCTGCACTTTCTGCGAAGGATGAAGGAAGACGCCCCACCAGTTTACTACAAATGCATGAAAGAGAATCTCCACTTGATAGATATTGATCAAATGGCTGCACTAACTAACGCTTTGGAGGAGTTATGA
- the LOC135493401 gene encoding uncharacterized protein LOC135493401 isoform X1: protein MDDSEGQRIEETDGASRKLRSLLEHKDSRKLIEKQANAFRLFRATNVFLTKFDSQKQGLLYGTGTQSQGTTVTDNLSDSLSGGDSFINEQIQKLQSFVSYVNEKFSFVQTNQTPDGSFITNDDYYLENVRVMADISGTIREDISLDEQFKFRSKLYQVLVDNRQIFSTLKKMLEIHFLRGWSDPEVHKEDGFILRLMCAMILVFLVNGTDCHPGFGEDFCNEPGLLEILVCFVREKKNATKENTRDDEYTWHTITLAIQLLYNCSMNDANRDRLRETAALEASLPFIDSEDHNTGLVALLTVAYLADEKQSEKFMATKKGPVESLVHRMEEAVRSDNKRDSEAWTATELMKGLGRLALNDANKSLIAECGAIPVLIIQARQDDTPSEQLDSMEVLWTLTFDKKLQTTGIFNEGLELFNRLAGTTDNHICKEAAKGILWNLQGMDMPVSEIKEGEGRAAFAGWSKKFGMVVEDALEATAPYIMISYQWDSQELILKIKDALESHGYNVWIDLEKMAGSILEAMADAVEGACIVLICCSKKYKDSQNCRAEAEYTYKKKKEFIPLIVENRYSADGWLGIMLGTKMYYNFTRSDGFEDKFKELTRALGNKGKISVAKKDSDRVPCPHIVPEKATVTHLSPPMPAQRERSATPAADSEASPSHQGQTSALEHPVGQPSSHGTSLSENVTITLTSADLVAILSKRQSSSDVKNWDADRVRIWMDQHNMDKGKLGHLTGPHLHFLRRMKEDAPPVYYKCMKENLHLIDIDQMAALTNALEEL from the exons ATGGATGATTCTGAGGGGCAGCGCATCGAGGAGACGGACGGCGCCTCGAGGAAACTGAGATCACTCTTAGAGCACAAGGACAGTCGAAAGCTGATCGAAAAGCAGGCAAACGCGTTCAGATTATTCCGAGCAACCAATGTGTTTTTGACAAAGTTCGATTCGCAAAAGCAGGGGTTGCTCTATGGCACTGGGACCCAGTCGCAGGGGACAACGGTGACAGATAACCTTTCTGATTCCCTCTCTGGTGGTGATTCCTTTATCAACGAACAGATACAAAAGTTGCAATCGTTTGTAAGCTATGTGAATGAGAAGTTTTCCTTCGTTCAGACGAATCAGACCCCAGATGGAAGTTTTATCACCAACGACGACTATTATTTGGAGAATGTTCGGGTCATGGCCGATATCTCGGGGACGATTCGCGAGGACATATCTTTGGACGAACAGTTCAAATTTCGGTCAAAGTTGTATCAGGTTTTAGTCGATAACCGACAGATTTTTTCAACTTTGAAGAAGATGTTGGAAATACACTTTCTTCGTGGTTGGTCGGATCCAGAAGTTCACAAAGAAGACGGCTTCATCTTGCGGCTCATGTGCGCAATGATCTTGGTATTTCTGGTGAATGGAACAGATTGTCATCCAGGATTCGGTGAGGATTTTTGCAATGAGCCCGGTTTGTTGGAGATATTGGTTTGTTTTGTCAGGGAGAAAAAGAATGCAACGAAGGAAAATACTCGAGATGACGAG TATACATGGCACACGATAACACTTGCCATCCAACTGCTTTACAACTGTTCCATGAATGACGCGAACAGGGACAGGCTCCGCGAGACCGCAGCACTCGAGGCCTCTCTACCCTTCATCGACTCTGAGGACCACAACACAGGTCTCGTAGCACTGCTCACCGTGGCCTATCTAGCAGACGAGAAGCAGAGTGAAAAGTTCATGGCGACGAAGAAGGGTCCTGTCGAGTCTCTGGTCCACAGGATGGAGGAAGCTGTTCGTAGCGACAACAAGAGAGACAGCGAGGCTTGGACTGCGACTGAGCTGATGAAAG GACTTGGGAGACTGGCGCTGAATGACGCTAACAAGTCGCTGATCGCTGAATGTGGTGCGATACCAGTCCTCATAATACAGGCAAGACAGGACGACACCCCGAGTGAACAACTGG ACTCGATGGAGGTCCTTTGGACGTTAACATTTGACAAGAAACTACAGACGACTGGCATTTTCAATGAAGGATTGGAGCTATTTAACCGTCTGGCGGGAACGACGGACAACCACATCTGTAAAGAGGCTGCAAAAGGCATCCTATGGAACCTTCAAGGCATGGACATGCCCGTTTCTGAAATAAAAGAGGGAGAAGGTAGAGCTGCCTTTGCCGGTTGGTCGAAAAAGTTTGGCATGGTCGTGGAAGACG CGCTAGAAGCGACGGCACCCTATATCATGATTAGCTACCAATGGGACAGTCAAGAGCTTATCCTCAAGATAAAGGATGCATTAGAGTCACACGGCTACAATGTATGGATAGACTTGGAGAAGATGGCAGGGTCGATCCTTGAAGCCATGGCAGATGCTGTTGAGGGCGCCTGCATTGTGCTGATATGCTGCTCCAAGAAGTACAAAGACAGTCAGAACTGCAGGGCAG AGGCTGAATACACctataaaaagaagaaagagtTCATCCCACTTATAGTCGAGAACAGATACTCTGCGGATGGATGGCTAGGCATAATGCTTGGCACGAAGATGTATTATAACTTCACACGAAGTGACGGCTTTGAAGACAAATTCAAAGAACTTACAAGGGCCCTTGGCAACAAAGGGAAAATATCGGTTGCCAAAAAG GATTCAGACAGAGTGCCTTGTCCCCACATCGTTCCTGAAAAAGCAACAGTTACTCACTTGTCACCGCCAATGCCAGCACAAAGGGAGAGGTCCGCCACTCCCGCTGCAGATAGTGAGGCATCGCCTTCCCATCAGGGACAAACCAGCGCATTAGAACATCCGGTGGGGCAACCATCTTCGCATGGAACTAGCCTATCAGAAAATGTCACAATCACCCTGACCAGTGCTGACTTGGTCGCCATACTCTCCAAGAGACAAAGCTCATCTGATGTGAAGAACTGGGATGCGGACAGAGTTAGAATCTGGATGGACCAGCACAACATGGACAA AGGAAAGTTAGGACATCTTACCGGCCCTCATCTGCACTTTCTGCGAAGGATGAAGGAAGACGCCCCACCAGTTTACTACAAATGCATGAAAGAGAATCTCCACTTGATAGATATTGATCAAATGGCTGCACTAACTAACGCTTTGGAGGAGTTATGA
- the LOC135493934 gene encoding hyaluronan and proteoglycan link protein 1-like: MKRLHWGLIVTLALVWMASIASNAVSVVRVVDNAGYYQIANWDKAVDICASRGMRLARRDQLTEAWKQGLDSCWCGWLADGTVGYPIQKSRSGCGGGLNAPRIVTCSLTPGNGIGFDAYCTASEISVVRVVDNAGYYQIANWDKAVDICAGRGMRLARRDQLTEAWKQGLDSCWCGWLADGTVGYPIQKPRSGCNNGGQPEVVTCSLTPYNGKGWDAYCMPV; this comes from the exons ATGAAGCGACTACACTGGGGCCTAATCGTGACGCTGGCGCTAGTTTGGATGGCGTCCATCGCATCTAACGCAG TTTCAGTCGTGCGCGTCGTGGATAACGCTGGATACTACCAGATTGCAAACTGGGACAAAGCCGTAGACATCTGCGCTAGTCGTGGTATGAGGTTAGCCAGACGGGATCAGCTGACGGAGGCTTGGAAACAAGGGCTTGACAGTTGCTGGTGTGGATGGCTAGCGGATGGCACCGTGGGCTATCCAATACAGAAGTCAAGGTCTGGCTGTGGTGGCGGATTAAATGCACCGAGGATAGTCACGTGCTCACTCACTCCTGGCAATGGGATAGGATTTGATGCATACTGCACTGCATCTGAGA TTTCAGTCGTACGCGTCGTGGATAACGCTGGATACTACCAGATTGCAAACTGGGACAAAGCCGTAGACATCTGCGCTGGTCGTGGTATGAGGTTAGCCAGACGGGATCAGCTGACGGAGGCTTGGAAGCAAGGACTTGACAGTTGCTGGTGTGGATGGCTAGCGGATGGCACCGTGGGCTATCCAATACAGAAGCCAAGAAGTGGTTGTAACAACGGCGGCCAACCAGAGGTGGTCACATGCTCCCTCACTCCTTACAACGGGAAGGGATGGGATGCATATtgcatgccggtgtaa
- the LOC135494081 gene encoding nociceptin receptor-like, whose product MSLDCGGLGFKMADESEALMVLTTVQEASTSDPAVNVLRIVYLVVTKYAWIAIVLPGLFGNVMCIIVTLQCDNRRISTCNYMTALAVADSGVLIELAWGWRGLGSTSWQNHFPSEVAMQVMWYQAYSFGVLSGFFLAEMTVDRLIVVRFPMAAPRLCRTRRACMTIAVTFVLVCSFHVYMFFAYRYVRNEETAEIDEGPLRMTVPHAPELETFGNAVQLAVGTVLPFCLIVFCNVWIIVVLRRASHKQGKMGVSEKNRKTREKETTHLTRMLILVSIAYVVTSIPYRLFDIIIGIPEVKGHYKMDDEYWRLRLNCQHIVIIAFWNVNYGINFYLYCLGGGKKYRDDVKQRVFKFVSCCKS is encoded by the exons ATGAGTTTGGACTGCGGAGGCCtgggtttcaaaatggccgatgaATCGGAAGCGCTGATGGTACTGACTACTGTGCAAGAAGCAAGCACATCTGACCCTGCGGTGAACGTTCTCCGCATCGTTTATCTTGTCGTCACGAAGTACGCATGGATTGCCATCGTGCTGCCAGGGCTTTTCGGAAATGTCATGTGCATCATCGTAACTCTGCAGTGTGACAACCGGCGGATTTCGACCTGTAACTACATGACTGCTCTCGCCGTGGCAGATTCGGGTGTCCTCATCGAGCTCGCATGGGGGTGGCGTGGTTTGGGTTCAACAAGTTGGCAAAATCACTTTCCTTCTGAAGTTGCCATGCA GGTAATGTGGTATCAAGCCTACTCCTTTGGTGTCCTGTCTGGTTTCTTTCTCGCAGAGATGACGGTTGATAGACTTATCGTCGTTAGATTCCCAATGGCTGCACCAAGACTCTGCAGAACCCGCCGGGCCTGCATGACCATAGCTGTGACGTTCGTACTGGTCTGTAGTTTCCATGTCTACATGTTCTTTGCCTATAGATACGTCCGTAATGAAGAAACAG CTGAAATAGACGAGGGTCCTTTGCGAATGACAGTACCTCACGCCCCCGAGTTAGAAACATTCGGAAACGCGGTACAATTGGCAGTTGGAACAGTCCTGCCGTTTTGCCTGATTGTTTTTTGCAACGTATGGATAATCGTAGTGCTACGGAGAGCATCCCACAAACAAGGCAAGATGGGTGTCAGCGAGAAAAATCGGAAGACGCGAGAGAAGGAGACAACCCACTTGACAAGAATGTTAATCCTCGTCAGTATTGCTTACGTCGTGACGTCAATTCCGTATAGGTTGTTTGACATCATCATAGGGATTCCAGAAGTTAAAGGTCATTACAAGATGGACGATGAATACTGGAGATTACGCCTAAATTGTCAGCATATCGTTATAATCGCTTTTTGGAATGTAAATTATGGGATAAACTTTTATTTGTATTGTTTAGGAGGTGGAAAGAAATACAGAGATGATGTTAAGCAGAGAGTGTTTAAATTTGTATCGTGTTGCAAATCGTAA